The proteins below come from a single Streptomyces sp. B3I8 genomic window:
- a CDS encoding MBL fold metallo-hydrolase, whose protein sequence is MKFTKKTHSCVRLEKDGRTLVIDPGMLSEEDAAVGADAILVTHEHIDHFDEGRLRAGLEANPEARIWTLKAVADKLSAAFPGRVHTVGHGDTFTAAGFDVQVHGELHAVIHPDIPRITNVGYLIDGGTVFHPGDALTVPGHPVETLMLPVMAPWNKIAEIIDYVREVKPQRAYDVHDALLTDLARPVYDGMIGGLGGAEHLRLGSGASAEL, encoded by the coding sequence ATGAAGTTCACGAAGAAGACCCACTCCTGTGTCCGCCTCGAGAAGGACGGGCGCACCCTCGTCATCGATCCCGGCATGCTGAGCGAGGAGGACGCCGCGGTCGGCGCGGACGCCATCCTGGTCACGCACGAGCACATCGACCACTTCGACGAGGGCCGGCTGCGGGCCGGTCTGGAAGCCAACCCCGAGGCCCGGATCTGGACCCTGAAGGCGGTCGCCGACAAGCTCTCGGCGGCGTTCCCCGGCCGCGTCCACACCGTGGGCCACGGCGACACGTTCACCGCCGCCGGCTTCGACGTCCAGGTCCACGGCGAGCTGCACGCCGTGATCCACCCCGACATCCCGCGCATCACCAACGTCGGCTATCTGATCGACGGCGGCACGGTCTTCCACCCCGGCGACGCGCTCACCGTCCCCGGCCATCCCGTCGAGACGCTGATGCTGCCGGTGATGGCCCCCTGGAACAAGATCGCTGAGATCATCGACTACGTCCGCGAGGTCAAGCCGCAGCGTGCGTACGACGTCCACGACGCGCTCCTGACCGACCTCGCCCGCCCCGTCTACGACGGCATGATCGGCGGTCTCGGTGGCGCGGAGCACCTGCGGCTCGGGTCCGGAGCCTCCGCCGAGCTCTGA
- a CDS encoding exodeoxyribonuclease III, with translation MRIATWNVNSITARLPRLLAWLESSGTDVLCLQEAKTTEEQFPSDALRELGYESAVHATGRWNGVAVVSRVGLADVVKGLPGDPGYEGVQEPRAVSATCGPVRVWSVYVPNGREVDHPHYAYKLQWFEALRAAVAGDAAGDRPFAVLGDYNVAPADDDVYDRAAFEGSTHVTPAERAALSSLREAGLADVVPRPLKYDHPYTYWDYRQLCFPKNRGMRIDLVYGNEPFAKAVQDAYVDREERKGKGASDHAPVVVDLDV, from the coding sequence ATGCGCATCGCGACCTGGAACGTGAACTCGATCACCGCTCGGCTGCCCCGGCTGCTCGCCTGGCTGGAGAGCAGCGGAACGGACGTGCTGTGCCTCCAGGAGGCCAAGACCACCGAGGAACAGTTCCCGTCCGACGCACTGCGCGAGCTGGGCTACGAGTCCGCGGTGCACGCGACCGGCCGGTGGAACGGCGTCGCGGTGGTCTCCCGCGTCGGCCTGGCGGACGTCGTCAAGGGCCTCCCCGGCGACCCCGGGTACGAGGGCGTCCAGGAACCCCGCGCGGTCTCCGCCACCTGCGGCCCGGTCCGCGTCTGGTCGGTGTACGTGCCCAACGGCCGCGAGGTCGACCACCCGCACTACGCCTACAAGCTCCAGTGGTTCGAGGCGCTGCGCGCGGCGGTCGCCGGGGACGCGGCGGGGGACCGCCCGTTCGCCGTCCTCGGCGACTACAACGTGGCCCCCGCCGACGACGACGTCTACGACCGCGCCGCCTTCGAGGGCTCCACCCACGTCACCCCCGCCGAGCGCGCCGCGCTCAGCTCCCTGCGCGAGGCGGGCCTGGCGGACGTGGTCCCACGCCCGCTGAAGTACGACCACCCCTACACGTACTGGGACTACCGCCAGCTCTGCTTCCCCAAGAACCGCGGCATGCGGATCGACCTGGTGTACGGCAACGAGCCGTTCGCCAAGGCCGTGCAGGACGCCTACGTGGACCGCGAGGAGCGCAAGGGCAAGGGCGCGTCGGACCACGCGCCGGTGGTGGTGGACCTGGACGTCTGA
- a CDS encoding DUF6278 family protein encodes MNIPFLGNWRKSHGATAPGDAVATAGDSAHSVDVDEGIGALLAECELLRAQAEQAGVDLDDSAASLEALDQLVPRWRDDEELLPWLGNDAGLYLGTVIVRTVPGAVWELRSGHPVVLLATGREIDVVTDGQEWAMTGAPELSQVYAEVA; translated from the coding sequence ATGAACATCCCTTTCCTGGGCAACTGGCGCAAGAGCCATGGCGCGACGGCCCCCGGAGACGCGGTGGCCACCGCCGGTGACTCCGCACACTCCGTCGACGTCGACGAGGGGATCGGCGCGCTGCTGGCCGAGTGCGAACTGCTGCGTGCGCAGGCCGAACAGGCCGGGGTCGATCTGGACGACAGCGCGGCCTCACTGGAGGCACTCGACCAACTGGTCCCGCGCTGGCGGGACGACGAGGAACTGCTGCCCTGGCTCGGCAACGACGCGGGGCTGTACCTCGGCACGGTCATCGTGCGGACGGTGCCCGGCGCCGTCTGGGAACTGCGGTCCGGCCACCCCGTGGTGCTGCTCGCCACCGGACGGGAGATCGACGTGGTGACGGACGGCCAGGAGTGGGCGATGACCGGCGCGCCGGAACTGTCCCAGGTCTACGCGGAAGTGGCGTGA
- a CDS encoding alpha/beta fold hydrolase, whose translation MSETPMNTLQYRFDGPEDAPVLILGPSLGTTWHMWDRQVPELGRQWRVLRFDLPGHGGAPAHPGGSVGDLARRLLATLDALGVQRFGYAGCAFGGALGLELALRHPERLASLVLIAASPRFGTADEFRQRGVIVRSNGLDPIARTSPERWFTGGFAAAQPAITEWAVQMVRTTDPGCYIAACEALATFDVRDELGRIGVPTLVLAGSDDQVTGPAEARTLVAGIPDARLAVVPGASHLVPVEQPGAVTDLLVRHFSSAWQQPMFDTATGHIPIPAVPVAAVPVAAPSNAPLAAIAPAAVQPEQVGRQDPHEAGLKVRREVLGDAHVDQELSAADEFSGDFQEFVTRYAWGEVWDRPALDRRARSCVTLGALIAGGHTEELGPHVRAALRNGLTPAEIKEVLLQTAVYCGIPAAHAAFRVAQQVIREETTPEE comes from the coding sequence GTGAGTGAGACACCGATGAACACCCTGCAATACCGCTTTGACGGGCCAGAAGACGCTCCGGTCCTGATCTTGGGTCCCTCACTGGGTACCACATGGCACATGTGGGACCGGCAGGTGCCCGAGTTGGGCAGACAGTGGCGGGTGCTGCGGTTCGATCTGCCCGGGCACGGGGGTGCGCCCGCGCACCCCGGCGGGTCCGTCGGTGATCTCGCCCGGCGGTTGCTGGCCACGCTCGACGCGCTCGGTGTACAGCGGTTCGGGTACGCGGGCTGCGCGTTCGGTGGCGCGCTCGGCCTCGAGCTGGCGCTGCGCCACCCCGAGCGGCTCGCCTCCCTCGTACTGATCGCCGCCTCGCCCCGGTTCGGCACGGCGGACGAGTTCCGCCAGCGCGGGGTGATCGTCCGCAGCAACGGACTCGACCCCATCGCGCGGACGTCTCCGGAGCGCTGGTTCACCGGCGGGTTCGCCGCCGCGCAGCCCGCGATCACCGAGTGGGCGGTGCAGATGGTCCGCACCACCGACCCCGGGTGCTACATCGCCGCCTGCGAGGCCCTCGCCACGTTCGACGTGCGGGACGAACTCGGCCGCATCGGCGTGCCCACGCTCGTCCTGGCCGGCTCGGACGACCAGGTCACCGGGCCGGCCGAGGCCCGCACCCTGGTGGCGGGCATCCCCGACGCCCGGCTCGCGGTCGTCCCCGGCGCCTCCCACCTCGTCCCGGTCGAACAGCCCGGCGCCGTCACCGACCTGCTCGTGCGCCACTTCTCCAGCGCGTGGCAGCAGCCGATGTTCGACACGGCGACCGGCCACATCCCGATCCCGGCCGTCCCGGTGGCGGCGGTGCCGGTCGCCGCTCCGTCGAACGCGCCCCTCGCGGCGATCGCCCCGGCCGCCGTCCAGCCCGAGCAGGTGGGCCGGCAGGACCCGCACGAGGCGGGGCTCAAGGTGCGCCGCGAGGTGCTCGGCGACGCCCACGTGGACCAGGAGCTGTCCGCGGCGGACGAGTTCTCCGGCGACTTCCAGGAGTTCGTCACCCGCTACGCGTGGGGCGAGGTCTGGGACCGACCCGCCCTCGACCGCCGCGCGCGCAGCTGCGTCACGCTCGGCGCGCTGATCGCGGGCGGCCACACGGAGGAGCTCGGCCCGCACGTGCGCGCCGCGCTGCGCAACGGGCTGACCCCCGCCGAGATCAAGGAGGTGCTGCTGCAGACCGCCGTCTACTGCGGCATCCCCGCGGCGCACGCCGCCTTCCGGGTGGCCCAGCAGGTGATCCGCGAGGAGACCACGCCGGAGGAGTGA
- a CDS encoding DUF397 domain-containing protein — protein MTAKPDPSSFDLTSVEWTVSKYSGGGGNCVRVAVKDGYVLIGDSQNPGRPPQVFTPAEAKAWLLGAKDTDFDFLLDL, from the coding sequence GTGACAGCGAAGCCGGACCCGTCCTCGTTCGACCTCACGTCGGTCGAATGGACGGTGTCCAAGTACAGCGGCGGCGGCGGGAACTGCGTGCGGGTCGCCGTCAAGGACGGGTACGTCCTGATCGGTGACTCGCAGAACCCTGGTCGCCCGCCCCAGGTCTTCACCCCGGCCGAGGCCAAGGCGTGGCTGCTCGGCGCGAAGGACACGGACTTCGACTTCCTGCTCGATCTGTGA
- a CDS encoding helix-turn-helix transcriptional regulator — translation MPEAKTPWSLTLSEVGLRLEDLRERRDLTQGDVAGHEVLRRRGVKIDKSGLSRLERGQRRRVARDLIEALLEVYQASDSESSEILALLGADTTPAGRPRPALWRRNAHLLGPMQFEGFLKMERRAAALSNYERDIWPGLCQIEDYAYAVIAQMRPDLRPSEVKALVDVRMDRQQQVREGALAELRALVDERALHIADDDLSMARRQLERVLEESEDPRNTIRILPDAVGLHPGSAGPFVLMAFPEAARQVVWVETMVSSLYFDGEDDVQRYTAAFTNLWERALDPDETRTRLKKRIKELEQ, via the coding sequence ATGCCAGAAGCGAAGACGCCGTGGTCGCTGACCCTCAGTGAAGTCGGCCTGCGCCTGGAGGACTTGCGAGAACGCCGGGACCTCACGCAGGGCGATGTTGCAGGCCACGAAGTGCTGCGCCGGCGCGGAGTCAAGATCGACAAGAGCGGGCTGAGCCGACTCGAACGAGGGCAGCGCCGACGTGTGGCCCGGGATCTCATCGAAGCGCTGCTTGAGGTCTACCAGGCCAGCGACTCCGAGAGTTCAGAAATCCTGGCACTACTGGGGGCGGACACCACTCCGGCCGGTCGACCACGTCCTGCCCTGTGGCGACGCAACGCACACTTGCTGGGACCCATGCAGTTCGAGGGCTTCCTGAAGATGGAGCGCCGGGCCGCTGCGCTGTCCAACTATGAACGGGACATCTGGCCGGGGCTCTGCCAGATCGAGGACTACGCCTACGCGGTTATCGCCCAGATGCGGCCCGATCTGCGTCCCTCCGAGGTCAAGGCACTCGTCGACGTCCGCATGGACCGCCAGCAGCAGGTGCGAGAGGGTGCACTCGCCGAGCTCCGCGCCCTGGTGGATGAGCGTGCGCTCCATATCGCCGACGACGACCTCAGCATGGCGAGGCGGCAACTGGAACGAGTTCTGGAGGAGTCCGAAGATCCTCGCAACACCATCCGTATCCTGCCAGACGCCGTCGGATTGCATCCGGGGTCTGCGGGCCCGTTCGTCCTGATGGCCTTTCCGGAGGCCGCCCGCCAGGTTGTGTGGGTCGAGACGATGGTCAGCTCGTTGTACTTCGACGGGGAAGATGATGTGCAGCGCTACACCGCGGCTTTCACCAACCTGTGGGAGCGGGCGCTGGACCCCGACGAGACGCGCACGCGCCTCAAGAAAAGGATCAAGGAGCTAGAACAGTGA
- a CDS encoding SGNH/GDSL hydrolase family protein encodes MRRLRLGWVAVVLGVCAGAVLPGPPARSASAASASSGAVPAVPLARLFDNVAISDDARPGAADFDGAGRSLSARDLSAAGWTPGRVLTVQGARLTWPGTAPGRPDNVRAAGQSVRLRGRGDALAFLVAGTGPGTGAGGGGAAGGTGTVRYADGSRSAYRLAAPDWRTGPLATKAVALPRLNTPAGPLAERARLYVVTVPLVRDRAVASVALPHDRDLHVFALSVRSVPPVRPAGRGWTGSWAAATSGYTSVGPWTDRTLRLVVHTSVGGPRARLRFDNTFASTPVRFGGATVAVRGAGAAAAGTPVPLAFGGARGVTVPAGAQAVSDPVPFAVPADADLLVSFHLPGTVTAAPVHRLALQRSYLSEPGDHTGESGPGAYTSTLTTWPFLTGVDVGGGPGTVVALGDSITDGEKSGTDTDRRWPNVLADRLLRQRAVPRYGVLDEGISANRVVADRYPGDGVSTDTGGVSAAHRLDRDVLAQTSARTAVVFEGVNDVRWGATADQVIAGLRELGTRAHARGVRVLAATIAPCQGEALCTAAADAHRTAVNAWLRRADGTFDGVLDFDAVLRDPGHPARLRAEYDSGDHLHPGPTGLAALADSVDLRLL; translated from the coding sequence GTGCGACGCCTTCGTCTCGGGTGGGTGGCCGTGGTTCTCGGAGTGTGCGCGGGGGCCGTGCTGCCCGGCCCGCCGGCCCGGTCGGCGTCCGCGGCGAGCGCCTCCTCCGGTGCCGTGCCGGCCGTGCCGCTCGCGCGGCTGTTCGACAACGTGGCCATCAGCGACGACGCCCGGCCCGGCGCCGCGGACTTCGACGGAGCCGGGCGCTCGTTGTCGGCGCGGGACCTCTCGGCGGCCGGCTGGACCCCCGGACGCGTGCTGACCGTCCAGGGTGCCCGGCTGACCTGGCCGGGCACGGCCCCGGGCAGGCCGGACAACGTACGGGCCGCCGGGCAGTCGGTCCGGCTGCGGGGCCGCGGCGACGCGCTCGCGTTCCTCGTCGCCGGAACCGGCCCCGGCACCGGGGCAGGGGGCGGGGGCGCCGCGGGCGGCACCGGCACGGTGCGGTACGCCGACGGCTCGCGTTCCGCCTACCGGCTGGCCGCGCCCGACTGGCGCACCGGCCCCCTCGCCACCAAGGCGGTCGCGCTGCCGCGTCTGAACACCCCCGCGGGACCGCTCGCCGAGCGGGCACGGCTGTACGTGGTGACGGTGCCGCTGGTACGCGACCGGGCGGTGGCGTCCGTCGCGCTGCCCCACGACCGCGACCTGCACGTGTTCGCGCTGTCGGTGCGGTCGGTACCGCCGGTGCGGCCGGCCGGGCGCGGCTGGACGGGGAGCTGGGCCGCCGCGACCTCCGGGTACACCTCGGTCGGCCCCTGGACCGACCGCACCCTGCGGCTCGTGGTGCACACCTCCGTCGGCGGGCCCCGGGCACGGCTGCGGTTCGACAACACGTTCGCCTCGACGCCGGTGCGGTTCGGCGGCGCGACGGTGGCGGTGCGGGGCGCCGGGGCTGCGGCGGCCGGGACACCGGTGCCGCTGGCCTTCGGCGGGGCGCGGGGCGTGACGGTGCCGGCGGGTGCGCAGGCGGTCAGCGATCCGGTCCCGTTCGCGGTGCCCGCCGACGCCGATCTACTGGTCAGCTTCCATCTGCCGGGCACGGTCACGGCGGCGCCCGTGCACCGGCTCGCGCTGCAACGGTCGTACCTCAGCGAACCGGGCGACCATACGGGCGAGAGCGGCCCCGGGGCGTACACCTCGACGCTGACCACCTGGCCGTTCCTCACCGGCGTCGACGTGGGAGGCGGCCCGGGCACGGTGGTGGCGCTCGGGGACTCGATCACCGACGGCGAGAAGTCCGGCACTGACACCGACCGACGCTGGCCGAACGTGCTGGCCGACCGGCTGCTGCGGCAGCGCGCAGTGCCGCGCTACGGGGTGCTCGACGAGGGGATCTCCGCGAACCGGGTGGTCGCCGACCGCTACCCGGGCGACGGGGTCTCCACCGACACCGGCGGGGTGAGCGCGGCGCACCGGCTTGACCGCGATGTGCTGGCGCAGACGTCGGCGCGGACCGCCGTGGTCTTCGAGGGCGTCAACGACGTCCGCTGGGGCGCCACGGCGGACCAGGTGATCGCCGGGCTGCGGGAACTGGGCACGCGGGCGCACGCGCGCGGGGTCCGGGTGCTGGCCGCCACGATCGCCCCGTGCCAGGGCGAGGCGCTGTGCACGGCCGCCGCGGACGCCCACCGGACGGCCGTCAACGCCTGGCTGCGCCGCGCCGACGGCACCTTCGACGGCGTCCTCGACTTCGACGCCGTCCTGCGCGACCCGGGCCACCCGGCGCGGCTGCGCGCGGAGTACGACAGCGGCGACCATCTGCACCCCGGCCCGACGGGGCTGGCCGCGCTGGCGGACTCGGTGGACCTGCGGCTGCTGTGA
- a CDS encoding site-specific integrase, with translation MSILSDPIKKLPPNSKGKVRYQFVVDAGIDPETGKRKQLRRTFDSLKEARAEYANITNRRHDGSLVPPNKITVNEWLDRWLAMKAEDLEETTIYNYRITLDRVRGRLGSIRLQDLTEEHVEEWRDWALAQGRVRGKRAGTPLSVTSVDMSLARLKEALGRAVTRRLVYVNVAAYVTIPRRARKEERKTKEEVRPWNVQEVQRFIHGIRGERLYAALLLSLMGLRPAEVCGLRWEDVDLENATIVIANTRTMMGNRYVVEKDTKSLAGERDLPLPALVLGALKAFRALQAEERLALGEAYTVSGYVLAHEAGDAFTIKQLRRRAYRLMELLGLRRVRLYDARSSCFTFLANNGVPDHILARWAGHTNVKTTKRWYVKPDVEDLRGAATTWDGLHGGAAEGQQ, from the coding sequence GTGAGTATTCTGTCCGATCCCATCAAGAAACTTCCGCCGAACTCGAAGGGGAAGGTTCGATACCAGTTTGTTGTCGACGCAGGAATCGACCCCGAAACTGGTAAGCGTAAGCAGTTGAGGCGCACCTTCGACTCGTTGAAGGAAGCTAGGGCTGAGTACGCGAACATAACTAATCGGCGGCATGATGGGTCGCTTGTGCCGCCCAACAAGATCACCGTGAATGAGTGGCTCGACCGATGGCTGGCCATGAAAGCGGAGGACCTCGAAGAAACCACCATCTACAACTACCGGATTACCCTGGACCGAGTTCGGGGGAGGCTCGGCAGTATCCGTCTCCAGGACCTCACTGAAGAGCACGTGGAAGAGTGGAGGGACTGGGCGCTGGCGCAAGGCCGCGTGCGTGGTAAAAGGGCCGGGACGCCACTCAGTGTCACGAGTGTGGATATGAGCCTTGCTCGGCTGAAGGAAGCGCTGGGGAGAGCCGTTACCCGCCGATTGGTGTACGTCAATGTCGCTGCGTACGTGACCATTCCTCGGAGGGCGCGCAAGGAAGAGCGGAAGACTAAAGAGGAGGTGCGGCCTTGGAATGTCCAGGAGGTTCAGAGATTCATACATGGAATTAGGGGTGAGCGGCTCTATGCTGCGCTTCTTCTTTCGCTGATGGGGCTTCGTCCAGCTGAAGTCTGCGGCCTCCGGTGGGAAGACGTTGACTTGGAGAACGCCACGATCGTCATTGCCAACACGCGCACGATGATGGGCAACCGGTACGTGGTGGAGAAGGACACCAAGTCTCTTGCGGGTGAGCGGGATCTGCCGCTGCCGGCGCTGGTGCTGGGAGCCCTCAAGGCATTCCGGGCTCTCCAAGCCGAGGAGAGGCTCGCCCTGGGGGAGGCGTACACAGTGTCGGGCTACGTGCTGGCGCACGAGGCGGGCGACGCCTTCACGATCAAGCAACTTCGCCGACGCGCGTACCGGCTTATGGAGCTCCTCGGGCTCCGCCGCGTCAGGCTCTACGACGCACGCTCGTCGTGCTTCACCTTCCTGGCCAACAACGGTGTCCCGGACCACATCCTCGCGCGATGGGCCGGACACACGAACGTAAAGACGACCAAACGGTGGTACGTCAAGCCGGACGTAGAGGATCTGCGCGGAGCCGCCACGACTTGGGATGGCCTGCACGGGGGTGCGGCGGAGGGGCAACAGTGA
- the ggt gene encoding gamma-glutamyltransferase, translated as MRRPVARSWAVLAVSAAVVSVGAAAPPSAPPGPAAATDTTSPAPATPAKVPVAVGHGGAVASVDADASAAGIEVLRKGGNAVDAAVATAAALGVTEPYSSGIGGGGYFVYYDARSRTVHTVDGRERAPLTADKNLFVEDGRPLAFADAVTSGLSVGTPGTPATWQTALDRWGSERLGTVLAPAERLARRGFTVDETFRSQTASNEARFRNFPATAKLFLPGGAPPAVGSTFTNPDLAATYRELARKGVGAIYHGDLGEDIAATARKPPVDPASGYNARPGKLTRKDLAAYRAKVQAPTRTDYRGLGVYSIAPSSSGGTTVGEALNILERTDLSRASETQYLHHYIEASRIAFADRGRWVGDPAFEEVPTKGLLSQSYADSRACLIRDDAVLTSPLAPGDPRHPAACGTGGTAAPTTYEGENTTHLTVADKWGNVVSYTLTIEQTGGSGITVPGRGFLLNNELTDFSFAPANPAVHDPNLPGPGKRPRSSISPTIVLDRHDRPVVALGSPGGATIITTVLQTLTNFVDRGMPLVDAIAAPRASQRNAAKTELEPGLYDSAQRARLEALGHAFSPNPEIGAATGVQRLPNGTWLAAAERVRRGGGSAMVVRPGR; from the coding sequence ATGCGTCGTCCCGTCGCACGGAGTTGGGCGGTACTCGCGGTCTCGGCCGCGGTGGTGTCGGTGGGGGCCGCGGCGCCCCCGTCCGCGCCCCCGGGCCCGGCAGCCGCCACGGACACGACATCGCCGGCACCGGCGACACCGGCGAAGGTCCCCGTCGCCGTCGGTCACGGCGGCGCCGTGGCGAGCGTCGACGCGGACGCCTCGGCGGCCGGCATCGAGGTGCTCAGGAAGGGCGGCAACGCGGTCGACGCGGCCGTCGCCACCGCCGCCGCCCTCGGCGTCACCGAGCCCTACTCCTCGGGCATCGGCGGAGGCGGCTACTTCGTCTACTACGACGCCCGCTCCCGCACGGTGCACACCGTCGACGGCCGCGAGAGAGCGCCGCTCACCGCCGACAAGAACCTCTTCGTCGAGGACGGCAGGCCGCTGGCCTTCGCGGACGCCGTCACCAGCGGACTGAGCGTCGGTACCCCCGGCACCCCCGCCACCTGGCAGACGGCGCTGGACCGCTGGGGCAGCGAGCGGCTGGGCACGGTCCTCGCGCCCGCCGAACGCCTCGCCCGCCGCGGTTTCACCGTCGACGAGACCTTCCGCTCCCAGACCGCGTCCAACGAGGCCCGGTTCCGGAACTTCCCCGCCACCGCGAAACTGTTCCTGCCCGGCGGCGCACCGCCCGCCGTCGGCTCCACCTTCACGAACCCCGACCTCGCCGCCACCTACCGGGAGCTGGCCCGCAAGGGTGTGGGCGCGATCTACCACGGCGACCTCGGCGAGGACATCGCCGCCACCGCCCGGAAGCCGCCCGTCGACCCCGCCTCCGGCTACAACGCCCGCCCCGGCAAGCTGACCCGGAAGGACCTCGCCGCCTACCGGGCCAAGGTCCAGGCGCCCACGAGGACCGACTACCGGGGCCTCGGCGTCTACTCCATCGCCCCGTCCTCCTCCGGCGGTACCACTGTCGGCGAGGCGCTCAACATCCTGGAGCGCACCGACCTCTCCAGGGCGAGCGAGACCCAGTATCTGCACCACTACATCGAGGCGAGCCGCATCGCCTTCGCCGACCGCGGCCGCTGGGTCGGCGACCCCGCCTTCGAGGAGGTGCCCACCAAGGGCCTGCTCTCCCAGAGTTACGCCGACTCGCGCGCCTGCCTGATCAGGGACGACGCGGTCCTCACCAGCCCCCTCGCCCCCGGCGACCCGCGCCACCCCGCCGCCTGCGGCACCGGCGGCACGGCCGCCCCGACGACGTACGAGGGCGAGAACACCACCCACCTCACGGTCGCCGACAAGTGGGGCAACGTGGTCTCCTACACCCTCACCATCGAGCAGACCGGCGGCAGCGGCATCACCGTCCCCGGCCGCGGCTTCCTGCTCAACAACGAGCTGACGGACTTCTCCTTCGCCCCCGCCAACCCGGCCGTCCACGACCCGAACCTGCCGGGCCCCGGCAAGCGGCCGCGTTCGTCGATCTCCCCGACGATCGTGCTGGACCGGCACGACAGGCCGGTCGTCGCGCTCGGCTCGCCCGGCGGCGCGACCATCATCACCACCGTGCTGCAGACCCTGACCAACTTCGTCGACCGCGGGATGCCGCTCGTCGACGCGATCGCCGCGCCCCGCGCCAGCCAGCGCAACGCGGCGAAGACGGAACTGGAACCGGGCCTGTACGACAGCGCGCAGCGCGCCCGGCTGGAGGCCCTCGGCCACGCGTTCTCCCCGAACCCGGAGATCGGCGCGGCGACCGGCGTACAGCGCCTGCCGAACGGCACGTGGCTGGCGGCGGCCGAGAGGGTCCGCCGGGGAGGCGGCTCGGCGATGGTGGTACGACCGGGGCGCTGA